A portion of the Natrinema salaciae genome contains these proteins:
- the thiD gene encoding bifunctional hydroxymethylpyrimidine kinase/phosphomethylpyrimidine kinase codes for MRTPAPDSRPVALTIAGSDSGGGAGIQADLATMAAHGVFGTSAITAVTAQNTRGVASSYVLPVAEIEAQLEAVTDDFAVGAAKTGMLATTDVIETVADAAREFEFPLVVDPVMVATSGDPLLESEAERAYERLLGEATLATPNADEAEVLSDIAVVDRESAREAGEAILETGVDAVLVKGGHVPGERVRDVLVTGDTVHAFEHARVGTDATHGSGCALAAAIAARLAKGESFEPAVQGATDFLARAVRYHYDVGEGHGAVNHMAPLRNEAARELTAEEVQAVVDRFVEADVSGLVPEVGMNVVGATPYAESVAETAAVEGRITRTLSGVQPNRGVRFGASSHVARFLLSAREFVPELRFAVNCRFDADVEAALESLEWPLAEYDRGDEPDDVKETEGNTMGWGARQAFAGREDPPVAIVDRGEVGKEALVKLVAADPEALADRTLALEAEVAE; via the coding sequence ATGAGAACACCAGCACCCGACAGCCGGCCGGTCGCGCTGACGATCGCGGGCAGCGACTCCGGTGGCGGGGCCGGGATTCAGGCCGACCTCGCGACGATGGCCGCCCACGGCGTCTTCGGTACGTCGGCGATCACCGCCGTCACCGCCCAGAACACCCGCGGCGTCGCCTCCTCGTACGTCCTCCCGGTCGCGGAGATCGAGGCGCAACTTGAGGCCGTCACCGACGACTTCGCCGTCGGCGCGGCGAAGACCGGCATGCTTGCGACGACTGACGTCATCGAAACCGTCGCGGACGCCGCCCGCGAGTTCGAGTTCCCGCTGGTGGTCGACCCCGTGATGGTCGCGACCTCCGGGGACCCCCTGCTCGAGTCCGAGGCCGAACGCGCCTACGAGCGGCTGCTCGGCGAAGCGACGCTGGCGACGCCAAACGCCGACGAGGCCGAAGTGCTGTCCGATATCGCCGTCGTCGACCGGGAGAGCGCTCGCGAGGCCGGCGAGGCGATCCTCGAGACGGGCGTCGACGCCGTCCTCGTCAAGGGCGGTCACGTCCCCGGCGAGCGCGTCCGGGACGTGCTCGTCACCGGCGACACCGTCCACGCGTTCGAGCACGCCCGCGTCGGCACGGACGCCACCCACGGCTCCGGCTGTGCGCTCGCCGCAGCGATCGCGGCCCGCCTCGCGAAGGGCGAGTCGTTCGAGCCCGCAGTGCAGGGCGCGACCGACTTCCTCGCGCGCGCGGTGAGATACCACTACGACGTCGGCGAGGGACACGGCGCGGTCAACCACATGGCCCCGCTGCGAAACGAGGCCGCTCGAGAGCTGACCGCCGAGGAAGTGCAGGCCGTCGTCGACCGGTTCGTCGAGGCGGACGTCTCCGGACTCGTCCCCGAGGTCGGGATGAACGTCGTCGGCGCGACGCCCTACGCCGAATCCGTCGCCGAAACCGCCGCCGTCGAGGGCCGTATCACGCGGACGCTCTCGGGCGTCCAGCCGAACCGCGGGGTCCGGTTCGGCGCTTCGAGTCACGTCGCTCGCTTCCTCCTCTCGGCCCGCGAGTTCGTCCCCGAGCTCCGGTTCGCGGTCAACTGTCGGTTCGACGCCGACGTGGAGGCGGCGCTCGAATCCCTCGAGTGGCCGCTCGCCGAGTACGACCGCGGGGACGAGCCGGACGACGTCAAGGAGACGGAAGGCAACACGATGGGCTGGGGTGCCCGGCAGGCCTTCGCGGGCCGCGAGGACCCCCCCGTCGCCATCGTCGACCGCGGCGAGGTCGGCAAGGAGGCGCTCGTCAAACTCGTCGCCGCCGATCCGGAGGCGCTCGCGGATCGAACGCTGGCGCTCGAGGCCGAGGTGGCCGAATGA
- a CDS encoding AIR synthase family protein, with protein sequence MSDLGKIDRAFFDRHIAPNLGADRDDVAVGPAHGVDFGVVDIGGRALVTATDPLSILPALGLERAARFALDLVLADVAVSGVPPSHLSICFTLPEGMTDEEFATVWETIHAECTDLGVAVVTGHTARYADPSHPWVGAATAMGVGDHDEIVRPDGARPGDRLLLTNGPAVESVGLLSTLFGEQLELPADVIADAQERLEEVFAVRDALTAAAAVPVRAMHDVTEGGLAGALNEMADGAGVRFAVDGDAVPMRPGVREVCEALAFDPWAATSCGSLLLAVDPDGVAAVRGALEARETPVAEIGRVEAVGNGESEVRVDEDRLEHPRVDPSWDAYADLAAEAADGTDS encoded by the coding sequence GTGAGCGATCTCGGCAAAATCGATCGAGCGTTCTTCGACCGTCACATCGCGCCGAACCTCGGTGCCGATCGCGACGACGTCGCCGTCGGTCCCGCCCACGGCGTCGACTTCGGCGTCGTCGATATCGGCGGCCGGGCGCTGGTCACCGCCACCGACCCGCTGTCGATCCTCCCCGCGCTGGGCCTCGAGCGGGCGGCGCGGTTCGCCCTCGACCTCGTACTCGCGGACGTGGCCGTCAGCGGCGTTCCGCCGTCGCATCTCTCCATCTGTTTCACGCTCCCCGAGGGGATGACCGACGAGGAGTTCGCGACGGTCTGGGAGACGATCCACGCGGAGTGTACGGACCTGGGAGTCGCGGTCGTGACCGGACACACGGCCCGCTACGCGGACCCGTCGCATCCGTGGGTCGGTGCCGCCACCGCGATGGGCGTCGGCGATCACGACGAGATCGTCCGCCCGGACGGGGCCCGCCCCGGCGACCGCCTCCTCCTGACGAACGGGCCCGCCGTCGAGTCGGTCGGCCTGCTGAGTACGCTCTTCGGCGAGCAGCTCGAGCTGCCGGCCGACGTGATCGCGGACGCACAGGAGCGGCTCGAGGAGGTCTTCGCCGTTCGCGACGCGCTCACCGCGGCCGCCGCGGTTCCGGTGCGAGCGATGCACGACGTCACCGAAGGCGGGCTCGCGGGCGCGCTCAACGAGATGGCCGACGGCGCTGGCGTCCGGTTCGCCGTCGACGGGGACGCCGTGCCGATGCGTCCCGGCGTCCGCGAGGTCTGCGAGGCCCTCGCGTTCGACCCCTGGGCGGCGACCAGCTGCGGCTCGCTCCTGCTCGCGGTCGACCCGGACGGCGTCGCGGCCGTCCGCGGCGCGCTCGAGGCGCGGGAGACACCGGTCGCCGAAATCGGCCGTGTCGAGGCCGTCGGAAACGGGGAAAGCGAGGTGCGGGTGGACGAAGACCGGCTCGAGCACCCGCGGGTCGATCCGTCGTGGGACGCGTACGCCGATCTCGCCGCCGAGGCGGCCGACGGCACCGATTCGTAG
- a CDS encoding N-acetyltransferase yields the protein MRLETLEGNDVVQRFYDARGFERTGSNAFEIGGERYPTAIDTLEP from the coding sequence GTGCGACTCGAGACCCTCGAGGGCAACGACGTGGTCCAGCGGTTCTACGACGCTCGCGGCTTCGAACGGACGGGATCGAACGCGTTCGAAATCGGTGGCGAGCGGTATCCGACCGCGATCGATACGCTCGAGCCGTGA